A region from the Cryptosporangium arvum DSM 44712 genome encodes:
- a CDS encoding glycerophosphodiester phosphodiesterase family protein, with product MTRVPLPFLDAPRPLAFAHRGGAARGLENTMTAFAHAVEAGYRYVETDVHATADGALVAFHDRTLDRVTDRTGRIGALPLSEVRAARIGGTERVPLFDELLETWPSLRINIDVKADAAVAPLAEALARHRAHDRVCIGSFSDRRLARFRGRCPSVATSLGPRDVARLRVASLTGGRPRFAPGVCAAQVPIRHRGVRVVDARFVAAAHRLGLQVHVWTVDDEATMLWLLDLGVDGIMTDRIDVLRDVLTARGHWAA from the coding sequence CTGACACGCGTGCCACTCCCGTTTCTCGACGCTCCCCGTCCCCTCGCGTTCGCTCACCGTGGTGGCGCGGCCCGGGGGCTCGAGAACACGATGACGGCGTTCGCCCACGCGGTCGAGGCCGGCTACCGCTACGTCGAGACCGACGTCCACGCGACCGCCGACGGCGCGCTGGTGGCGTTCCACGACCGGACCCTCGACCGGGTCACCGATCGCACCGGCCGGATCGGCGCGCTCCCGCTGAGCGAGGTGCGCGCCGCCCGGATCGGCGGTACCGAGCGGGTCCCGCTCTTCGACGAGCTCCTCGAGACCTGGCCGTCGCTCCGGATCAACATCGACGTCAAGGCCGACGCCGCGGTGGCTCCGCTGGCCGAGGCGCTCGCCCGCCACCGGGCCCACGACCGGGTGTGCATCGGCTCGTTCTCCGATCGACGATTGGCACGGTTCCGGGGGCGATGCCCGTCGGTCGCGACGTCGCTCGGCCCCCGGGACGTGGCCCGGCTGCGGGTGGCGTCGCTGACCGGCGGGCGTCCGCGGTTCGCGCCCGGCGTCTGCGCGGCGCAGGTACCGATCCGCCACCGCGGCGTCCGCGTCGTCGACGCCCGGTTCGTCGCCGCCGCCCACCGTCTCGGCCTGCAGGTGCACGTCTGGACCGTCGACGACGAGGCCACCATGCTGTGGCTGCTCGACCTCGGGGTGGATGGCATCATGACCGACCGGATCGACGTCCTGCGTGACGTCCTCACCGCCCGCGGCCACTGGGCCGCCTGA